A portion of the Trichomycterus rosablanca isolate fTriRos1 chromosome 17, fTriRos1.hap1, whole genome shotgun sequence genome contains these proteins:
- the trmt13 gene encoding tRNA:m(4)X modification enzyme TRM13 homolog — MADDNSNNLAVLGLKPATLRDEDSKRKRIPCPLDPKHTVFEDCLAKHLKKCNSKEKPKPVYYVKDINAGSIQEEENISDEVSIADRTKEELDGLIQKVKSALQGLNTKPNDAVLSHPALHEALNDPKNGNFAFKHLKQQASLLGNMKDLGLLEPGRCYVEFGAGKGKLSHWIHVALQDAENVHFLLVERCSTRFKVDGKHQNTESTFDRLQVDIQHLDLSRVPVLREKGLPVIAVGKHLCGAATDLALRCLFEHSVTEKEPEPPLKRIKLQEGEEEIKARGDVAVSGLSIALCCHHRCDWRHYVGKDFFREKGLGAEEFAALQRMSSWATCGMNRFSHDSKKSSQENVGMTDKDEEEEVEEHEGCNETESYHLSSALVSADEREHVGRLCKLLIDHGRLHYLQQKGFKSSLRYYTSRDVSLENVLLTAVPQ, encoded by the exons GATGAAGATAGTAAGAGGAAGAGGATTCCCTGCCCTCTGGACCCAAAGCA CACTGTATTTGAAGACTGTTTAGCAAAGCACCTAAAAAAGTGCAACTCGAAGGAGAAGCCAAAACCT GTCTATTATGTGAAGGATATCAATGCTGGGTCCATACAGGAAGAGGAAAACATCAGTGATGAG gTGTCCATTGCAGATCGAACCAAGGAGGAGCTGGACGGTCTTATCCAAAAAGTAAAAAGTGCATTACAAG GATTAAACACCAAACCTAACGATGCTGTTCTCTCTCATCCTGCTTTACATGAAGCTCTTAATGATCCAAAGAATGGCAACTTTgctttcaaacacctcaaacagCAG GCCTCATTACTGGGGAACATGAAGGACTTGGGGCTGCTGGAACCAGGCCGGTGTTACGTAGAGTTTGGTGCTGGTAAAGGAAAGCTCTCCCACTGGATTCATGTCGCACTACAGGACGCAGAGAACGTCCACTTTCTGCTGGTGGAGAGGTGCAGCACTCGCTTCAAG GTAGACGGCAAACACCAAAACACAGAGTCGACGTTCGACAGGCTGCAGGTTGACATTCAGCACCTCGACTTAA GCAGAGTTCCAGTCCTGAGAGAAAAGGGACTCCCAGTAATTGCAGTAGGGAAACACCTGTGTGGTGCTGCAACTG ACCTGGCTCTTAGGTGTTTATTTGAACACAGCGTGACTGAAAAAGAACCAGAGCCGCCTCTGAAACGTATTAAATTGCAAGAAGGAGAAGAAGAGATTAAAGCAAGAGGAGACGTAGCAGTGTCAGGACTCAGTATCGCCCTCTGCTGCCATCATCGCTGTGACTGGAGGCATTACGTAGGGAAGGATTTCTTCCGAGAAAAAGGACTCGGAGCGGAAGAGTTCGCCGCTCTGCAGCGCATGTCCAGCTGGGCTACGTGTGGCATGAACAGATTCAGTCACGATTCTAAGAAATCTTCACAGGAGAACGTCGGTATGACCGATAaggatgaagaagaagaagtagaAGAACATGAAGGATGTAATGAAACCGAATCATATCATCTCAGCAG TGCGCTGGTTTCAGCGGACGAGCGCGAGCACGTCGGACGCCTCTGCAAGCTGCTGATCGATCACGGCAGGCTGCATTACCTCCAGCAGAAAGGATTCAAATCCAGCCTTAGGTACTACACCAGCAGAGACGTGTCTCTAGAGAACGTGCTCCTGACTGCCGTTCCCCAATAA
- the lrrc39 gene encoding leucine-rich repeat-containing protein 39 isoform X2, with the protein MLNICLSFRLAGAWEDRITLAKLKEKVVTEDGRVILRIENEEWKTLPAALVQLCQIQEWQLHRTGLQKIPHFISSFQSLIVLDLSRNAITEIPKEIGKLTRLRELLVSYNRLNRVPDELCSCESLEKLELAMNRDLDELPQQLSNLKRLQHLDLSMNQFTTIPDCVVSLPALEWLDMGGNSLESLPEDIHRMEKLHTLWLQRNELEYLPDIISRMQNLDTLVLSKNKLKDIPPLMEGMTNLRFVNFRDNPLTYDVTLPDPKEDVDEEESDREMFGREFMHHYIHEARKRGSQTYTSVLNVTLDGALEVPPTL; encoded by the exons ATGTTAAACATTTGTTTGTCATTTAGGTTGGCAGGGGCATGGGAGGACCGGATTACCCTGGCCAAGCTGAAGGAAAAAGTAGTGACGGAGGATGGGCGGGTCATCCTACGCATTGAAAATGAAGAGTGGAAG ACTCTTCCTGCAGCTCTGGTTCAGCTCTGTCAGATCCAGGAGTGGCAGCTTCATCGTACCGGGCTTCAAAAAATCCCACACTTCATCTCCAGCTTCCAGAGCCTCATCGTGCTCGACCTGTCCCGGAATGCCATCACAGAAATACCTAAAGAAATCG GTAAGTTAACCCGGTTACGAGAACTGCTGGTGAGTTATAACAGGCTGAACCGTGTTCCTGATGAGCTGTGCAGCTGTGAGAGTTTAGAAAAACTGGAACTGGCAATGAACCGGGATCTGGATGAGCTGCCACAACAG TTAAGCAATCTGAAGAGACTGCAGCATCTGGATCTTTCCATGAATCAGTTCACCACGATTCCAGACTGTGTGGTGAGTCTTCCAGCTCTCGAGTGGTTGGATATGGGTGGAAACAGTCTGGAGAGTTTACCAGAGGACATCCACAG GATGGAGAAGCTGCACACGTTGTGGCTCCAGAGAAATGAGCTGGAATATCTACCGGACATCATCAGCCGCATGCAGAACCTGGACACGCTGGTGCTCAGCAAGAACAAGCTGAAAGACATTCCTCCACTTATGGAGGGCATGACCAATCTCAG GTTTGTGAATTTCAGAGACAACCCGCTGACCTACGACGTGACCCTGCCCGATCCAAAGGAGGACGTGGACGAGGAGGAGAGCGACAGGGAGATGTTCGGCCGAGAGTTTATGCACCATTACATCCACGAGGCTCGCAAAAGAG GCTCTCAGACCTACACGTCAGTGCTAAATGTAACGCTGGATGGCGCGCTAGAGGTGCCACCTACGTTGTGA
- the lrrc39 gene encoding leucine-rich repeat-containing protein 39 isoform X3: MIKRWLAGAWEDRITLAKLKEKVVTEDGRVILRIENEEWKTLPAALVQLCQIQEWQLHRTGLQKIPHFISSFQSLIVLDLSRNAITEIPKEIGKLTRLRELLVSYNRLNRVPDELCSCESLEKLELAMNRDLDELPQQLSNLKRLQHLDLSMNQFTTIPDCVVSLPALEWLDMGGNSLESLPEDIHRMEKLHTLWLQRNELEYLPDIISRMQNLDTLVLSKNKLKDIPPLMEGMTNLRFVNFRDNPLTYDVTLPDPKEDVDEEESDREMFGREFMHHYIHEARKRGSQTYTSVLNVTLDGALEVPPTL, translated from the exons atgataaagcggtg GTTGGCAGGGGCATGGGAGGACCGGATTACCCTGGCCAAGCTGAAGGAAAAAGTAGTGACGGAGGATGGGCGGGTCATCCTACGCATTGAAAATGAAGAGTGGAAG ACTCTTCCTGCAGCTCTGGTTCAGCTCTGTCAGATCCAGGAGTGGCAGCTTCATCGTACCGGGCTTCAAAAAATCCCACACTTCATCTCCAGCTTCCAGAGCCTCATCGTGCTCGACCTGTCCCGGAATGCCATCACAGAAATACCTAAAGAAATCG GTAAGTTAACCCGGTTACGAGAACTGCTGGTGAGTTATAACAGGCTGAACCGTGTTCCTGATGAGCTGTGCAGCTGTGAGAGTTTAGAAAAACTGGAACTGGCAATGAACCGGGATCTGGATGAGCTGCCACAACAG TTAAGCAATCTGAAGAGACTGCAGCATCTGGATCTTTCCATGAATCAGTTCACCACGATTCCAGACTGTGTGGTGAGTCTTCCAGCTCTCGAGTGGTTGGATATGGGTGGAAACAGTCTGGAGAGTTTACCAGAGGACATCCACAG GATGGAGAAGCTGCACACGTTGTGGCTCCAGAGAAATGAGCTGGAATATCTACCGGACATCATCAGCCGCATGCAGAACCTGGACACGCTGGTGCTCAGCAAGAACAAGCTGAAAGACATTCCTCCACTTATGGAGGGCATGACCAATCTCAG GTTTGTGAATTTCAGAGACAACCCGCTGACCTACGACGTGACCCTGCCCGATCCAAAGGAGGACGTGGACGAGGAGGAGAGCGACAGGGAGATGTTCGGCCGAGAGTTTATGCACCATTACATCCACGAGGCTCGCAAAAGAG GCTCTCAGACCTACACGTCAGTGCTAAATGTAACGCTGGATGGCGCGCTAGAGGTGCCACCTACGTTGTGA
- the lrrc39 gene encoding leucine-rich repeat-containing protein 39 isoform X1 gives MTGVTACFGTVNSIKALWETRIKKSKEDLKREKDQKDRAAVGRLAGAWEDRITLAKLKEKVVTEDGRVILRIENEEWKTLPAALVQLCQIQEWQLHRTGLQKIPHFISSFQSLIVLDLSRNAITEIPKEIGKLTRLRELLVSYNRLNRVPDELCSCESLEKLELAMNRDLDELPQQLSNLKRLQHLDLSMNQFTTIPDCVVSLPALEWLDMGGNSLESLPEDIHRMEKLHTLWLQRNELEYLPDIISRMQNLDTLVLSKNKLKDIPPLMEGMTNLRFVNFRDNPLTYDVTLPDPKEDVDEEESDREMFGREFMHHYIHEARKRGSQTYTSVLNVTLDGALEVPPTL, from the exons ATGACCGGAGTGACAGCATGTTTTGGGACGGTAAACTCCATCAAGGCTCTGTGggagaccaggataaagaaaagCAAAGAGGATCTGAAGAGAGAGAAGGATCAGAAAGACAGAGCGGCTGTAGGGAG GTTGGCAGGGGCATGGGAGGACCGGATTACCCTGGCCAAGCTGAAGGAAAAAGTAGTGACGGAGGATGGGCGGGTCATCCTACGCATTGAAAATGAAGAGTGGAAG ACTCTTCCTGCAGCTCTGGTTCAGCTCTGTCAGATCCAGGAGTGGCAGCTTCATCGTACCGGGCTTCAAAAAATCCCACACTTCATCTCCAGCTTCCAGAGCCTCATCGTGCTCGACCTGTCCCGGAATGCCATCACAGAAATACCTAAAGAAATCG GTAAGTTAACCCGGTTACGAGAACTGCTGGTGAGTTATAACAGGCTGAACCGTGTTCCTGATGAGCTGTGCAGCTGTGAGAGTTTAGAAAAACTGGAACTGGCAATGAACCGGGATCTGGATGAGCTGCCACAACAG TTAAGCAATCTGAAGAGACTGCAGCATCTGGATCTTTCCATGAATCAGTTCACCACGATTCCAGACTGTGTGGTGAGTCTTCCAGCTCTCGAGTGGTTGGATATGGGTGGAAACAGTCTGGAGAGTTTACCAGAGGACATCCACAG GATGGAGAAGCTGCACACGTTGTGGCTCCAGAGAAATGAGCTGGAATATCTACCGGACATCATCAGCCGCATGCAGAACCTGGACACGCTGGTGCTCAGCAAGAACAAGCTGAAAGACATTCCTCCACTTATGGAGGGCATGACCAATCTCAG GTTTGTGAATTTCAGAGACAACCCGCTGACCTACGACGTGACCCTGCCCGATCCAAAGGAGGACGTGGACGAGGAGGAGAGCGACAGGGAGATGTTCGGCCGAGAGTTTATGCACCATTACATCCACGAGGCTCGCAAAAGAG GCTCTCAGACCTACACGTCAGTGCTAAATGTAACGCTGGATGGCGCGCTAGAGGTGCCACCTACGTTGTGA